From the Thioalkalivibrio sp. XN279 genome, the window CAGTCCGGATCGAGAAAAATCGCGCGACGCTGGGCCTCGCCGATCGATATGCACCACGCCGAGTGGCGGCCGGACACCCCGATCGGCGCCATGGCCTGCACGCGGCCCGGGAACGTCGCCGCCCATTCCAGCACCTGCATGCCGCCCAGCGAGGGCCCCAGCACCAGCTTGAGCGTGTCAACGCCGAGATGGTCCAGCAACAGGGCCTGCAGGCGCACCATGTCGCGGATTGTCACCTCGGGGAAGCGGCTGCCCCAGGGCTGCCCGTCCTCCGGATGCGGCTGGATCGGCCCGCTGGTGCCGTAGCAACCGGCCAGCACGTTGCTGCAGACGATGAAATCCCACGCCGGGTCCAGCGCCTTACCGGGCCCGAACAGGCCGCCCCACCAGGCGTCCGCGTCCGCTGACCCGGTCAGCGCATGACACACCAGCACCGCGTTGTCGCCGCCCGGCGCCAGCTCCCCCCAGGTGCGGTAGGCCACCTGGACTGCCGGCAGCACGGCGCCGCTTTCGAGATGAAACGGTTGCGCCAGGCGCCAGGCGCGGGTTTCCCGCGCCAGCGGCCCCGCTGTACGCAGGCTGGATTCCTCCATCAGTCCCCTGCCGCCACCCTGGCGAATGCCTGGGCGAAATCCGACTTGATGTCCTCGATGTGCTCGATGCCGACCGACACCCGCACCAGGTCGGGCGTGACGCCGGCGGCACGCTGCTCCGCCTCGGAAAGCTGCTGGTGCGTCGTGCTGGCCGGATGGATCACCAGGGTCTTGGCATCGCCGACGTTGGCCAGATGACTGGCCAGCTCCACCGAGTTGATGAGGCGCTTGCCGGCTTCCAGCCCGCCCTTGATACCGAAAGTCAGCACGGCGCCGAAGCCGTGCTCGAGGTACTCGCGGGCGCGCTGGTGGAAGGGGTGGCTGTCGAGGCCGAGATAGTTCACCCGCTCGACCTGGGGCTGGGCCTGCAGCCAGCGCGCCAGCTCCAGGGCGTTGTCGCAATGCCGCTGCACGCGCAGCGACAGCGTCTCCAGTCCTTGCAGGAACAGGAAGGCGTTGAACGGCGACAGTGCCGGTCCCCAGTCACGCAGGCCCTCGACGCGCGCCCGGATGATGAAAGCAATGTTGCCGAACGGCCCGTCGGGGCTGAAGACCTCGGCGAAGTTCAGGCCGTGGTAGCCGGGTGACGGCGTGTGGAAGGTCTTGAAGCGTTCGCCGAACCAGTCGAAGCGGCCGGCGTCGACGATGACGCCGCCGATGGACGTGCCGTGGCCGCCGATCCACTTCGTCGCCGACTGCACCACGATGTCGGCGCCGTGATCGATGGGGCGGACCAGGTAGCCGGCGCAGCCGAACGTGTTGTCCACCACCAGCGGCAGGCCGTGCTTGCGCGCGATCTCGGCCAGGCGGCGGAACTCCGGCACTTCGAAGCCGGGATTGCCGATGCTCTCCACGTACAGTGCGCGGGTGCGCTCATCGATGGCGGCCTCCCAGGCGTCGAAGTCATCGGTGGCGACGAAGCGGACGTCGATGCCGATGCGGGGGAACTGCACCTTGAACTGGTTCCAGGTGCCGCCGTAAAGACTGCTGCCCGAGACGATGTTGTCGCCGGCTTCGGCCAGCGTCGTCAGCGCCAGGAATTGCGCCGA encodes:
- the metX gene encoding homoserine O-acetyltransferase, with translation MEESSLRTAGPLARETRAWRLAQPFHLESGAVLPAVQVAYRTWGELAPGGDNAVLVCHALTGSADADAWWGGLFGPGKALDPAWDFIVCSNVLAGCYGTSGPIQPHPEDGQPWGSRFPEVTIRDMVRLQALLLDHLGVDTLKLVLGPSLGGMQVLEWAATFPGRVQAMAPIGVSGRHSAWCISIGEAQRRAIFLDPDWRDGRYAADKPPRHGLAVARMMAMVSYRSWENFETRFGRKTQDWDGRFAAASYLDYQGEKLYRRFDANTYVRLTQAMDSHDLARGRGEYADVLGRIDIPALVVSVDSDVLYPPHEQRDLAELLPQAHYEVLHTPAGHDGFLIETDALSDMILRFMQG
- a CDS encoding O-acetylhomoserine aminocarboxypropyltransferase/cysteine synthase family protein yields the protein MNKPRFETLQVHAGQSPAAGTHSRAVPIHQTTSFTFTDADHGARLFALQEFGNIYTRIMNPTTDVFEQRVAALEGGVAALATASGQSAQFLALTTLAEAGDNIVSGSSLYGGTWNQFKVQFPRIGIDVRFVATDDFDAWEAAIDERTRALYVESIGNPGFEVPEFRRLAEIARKHGLPLVVDNTFGCAGYLVRPIDHGADIVVQSATKWIGGHGTSIGGVIVDAGRFDWFGERFKTFHTPSPGYHGLNFAEVFSPDGPFGNIAFIIRARVEGLRDWGPALSPFNAFLFLQGLETLSLRVQRHCDNALELARWLQAQPQVERVNYLGLDSHPFHQRAREYLEHGFGAVLTFGIKGGLEAGKRLINSVELASHLANVGDAKTLVIHPASTTHQQLSEAEQRAAGVTPDLVRVSVGIEHIEDIKSDFAQAFARVAAGD